A single Pararhizobium sp. A13 DNA region contains:
- a CDS encoding DUF1488 domain-containing protein produces MTLSFPNSARSYDETHRRVRFTGYDGMFEVKCFVTVDVLARGLALRTPAAERDYLEAFDRMRAIILDAAKRAYNSNAQATVLLDVSNFR; encoded by the coding sequence ATGACTCTCTCATTTCCCAATAGTGCCCGCAGTTATGACGAAACCCACAGGCGCGTTCGCTTTACCGGTTACGATGGAATGTTTGAGGTCAAATGTTTCGTGACCGTCGATGTTCTCGCCAGGGGATTGGCTCTGAGAACCCCGGCAGCAGAACGAGACTATCTCGAAGCCTTCGACAGGATGCGGGCAATAATCCTGGACGCGGCGAAGCGCGCGTACAACTCCAATGCGCAAGCCACAGTTCTGTTGGATGTATCGAACTTCAG
- a CDS encoding carboxypeptidase, whose product MPGPQHAICSARRGGLFADQHELSSPDGAARITVLCTARPWRSWILRVFHITQIVALLFALLVTSVSAQEPDDRPSPEQSAPGGIFSLIPPDSVTQHSLKLSTETLPYTATAGTLDVLGQNGERSAIIYYTAYVAKDRPIDRPLTFVFNGGPGAASAYLHLGLVGPRALEFGERQDDGTRPSLNDNPDSWLTFTDLVLIDPVGTGWSRAASNDIATSFYGVRQDAESLAKVIALYAQKNGRVPSPKYLVGESYGGFRAVKVASALKDIQGIIVSGIVMVSPMIEGRFLWSASDDPLTAALRLPSLAAAELERKNKFDQNLVMEAERFAMTDYLASLAGPSPQGASAELLYSRVSALTGIPQEAIRQTRGFIGDTYKKKSAGARRVVSPYDAAHSVVDAYPEAAADQNEDPVLDGYTRAYGAAFAAYARDELAFRTDMTYTLLNEDVNRRWEWKGDRGADNRMTATAVSDIRDLLSVIPQFRVMVAHGYSDALTPYGFSKYVLDHLPPDLGATRVELKLYRGGHMFYTAPASRAEFSRDVHGFYQ is encoded by the coding sequence TTGCCCGGACCACAGCACGCCATTTGCTCTGCCAGACGCGGCGGGCTTTTTGCTGATCAACATGAGTTGAGTTCTCCGGACGGCGCCGCCCGCATTACAGTCCTCTGCACGGCGCGACCATGGAGGAGCTGGATCTTGCGTGTGTTTCATATTACCCAAATCGTCGCGCTGTTGTTCGCGCTTCTCGTCACGTCAGTGTCGGCACAGGAGCCGGACGATCGTCCGTCGCCGGAGCAAAGCGCACCGGGCGGAATTTTCAGCCTCATTCCGCCGGACTCCGTCACTCAGCATAGCCTGAAGCTCAGCACCGAAACGCTGCCTTATACGGCGACAGCAGGCACTCTCGACGTGTTAGGGCAGAACGGTGAACGCTCCGCCATAATCTACTATACCGCCTACGTCGCGAAGGATCGCCCTATCGACCGACCGCTCACCTTCGTGTTCAACGGAGGGCCGGGCGCTGCTTCGGCCTATCTTCATCTCGGCCTGGTCGGTCCGCGCGCGCTTGAGTTCGGGGAACGTCAGGACGATGGCACTCGGCCATCTCTCAACGACAATCCGGATAGCTGGCTGACATTCACCGATCTCGTCCTGATCGATCCGGTAGGGACCGGCTGGAGCCGTGCGGCCAGCAACGATATTGCCACAAGCTTCTACGGGGTTCGTCAGGACGCCGAGAGCCTCGCCAAGGTCATCGCCCTCTACGCGCAGAAGAACGGACGCGTGCCTTCTCCGAAATATCTCGTTGGCGAAAGTTACGGCGGATTTCGCGCCGTGAAGGTCGCTTCGGCCCTTAAAGATATCCAGGGAATAATTGTTTCAGGCATCGTCATGGTCTCACCGATGATCGAGGGCCGGTTTCTGTGGAGCGCTAGCGACGATCCACTCACCGCTGCCCTGCGCTTGCCATCGCTTGCCGCTGCAGAGCTTGAGAGGAAAAATAAGTTCGATCAGAACCTCGTGATGGAGGCCGAACGTTTTGCCATGACCGACTATCTTGCCTCGCTCGCAGGTCCTTCTCCCCAAGGGGCTTCAGCGGAACTGCTCTACTCTCGCGTGTCGGCGCTCACGGGTATCCCGCAGGAGGCAATCCGGCAAACACGCGGCTTCATCGGCGACACCTACAAGAAGAAATCGGCGGGAGCTCGCCGGGTTGTCAGTCCCTACGACGCGGCACATTCGGTGGTCGATGCCTATCCCGAAGCGGCCGCCGACCAGAACGAAGATCCGGTGCTCGATGGCTATACGCGGGCCTACGGAGCTGCCTTTGCCGCTTACGCCCGTGATGAACTCGCCTTCAGAACCGATATGACCTACACCCTGCTGAACGAGGATGTGAACCGCCGCTGGGAATGGAAAGGTGATCGGGGGGCCGACAACCGCATGACAGCTACCGCAGTGTCCGATATCCGCGACCTCCTATCGGTAATTCCCCAGTTTCGGGTGATGGTGGCGCATGGATATAGCGACGCGCTGACACCCTACGGTTTTAGCAAGTACGTTCTCGACCATCTACCGCCGGATCTTGGCGCGACCCGAGTGGAGCTTAAGCTCTATCGGGGCGGACATATGTTTTACACCGCGCCGGCATCACGGGCTGAATTCTCGCGGGATGTCCATGGTTTCTATCAATAG
- a CDS encoding type II toxin-antitoxin system RelE/ParE family toxin, with product MGLVWAQYALDDRDNIFSYTETENPRAAVHVDEEIVRAARRRLNFPESGLAGLPEHVLGILRTPNIAAYAVMTDWIRVIRVLHDAQTWPVEIEGE from the coding sequence GTGGGGCTTGTCTGGGCGCAATACGCTCTCGACGATCGCGACAACATCTTCAGTTACACCGAAACAGAGAATCCGAGGGCTGCCGTTCACGTCGACGAGGAGATTGTCCGCGCGGCACGTCGTCGCCTCAACTTTCCCGAAAGCGGACTGGCCGGATTGCCGGAACACGTGCTCGGTATCCTCCGAACACCCAATATTGCCGCCTATGCGGTGATGACTGATTGGATTCGCGTTATACGTGTTTTGCATGACGCCCAGACATGGCCCGTCGAGATCGAAGGCGAGTAG